The Naumovozyma dairenensis CBS 421 chromosome 3, complete genome genome has a window encoding:
- the NDAI0C05880 gene encoding uncharacterized protein (similar to Saccharomyces cerevisiae SLK19 (YOR195W); ancestral locus Anc_8.604), which produces MEFNMNDGEQLPTTPIRQVSDISQIAHGEKRSLEDNQLDGNSSELIVHLHGLPSRRKSIRLPELEEANAVSPSINKDNRSHENGNNSIVDVSEDMSLDFNRGTNDDKTSPTKSTLENLDINKLFASSNNASNNHNDNDQNTNGDKISESKLLNHSPIKLELSSPMKQMDQAENADENETANDNSHVRKKLKLDRESVPNLTQQLNNNEMEMGGTSPSPIEMIDMQISPIKSSLSPIQRTPPHRSNDEPQRDDENNNAADNNNTTNNHISSAHQLTPLYDIDNHREDGGTKEQGLGNDDVEDENEDEDLDNYEFKDLKKRNGTLANENYQINKRLNQTVSRLENIRYKYLEVKKDYSYVMEVFDEKTKDLKEQINQLSMERDDLSTRRENLKTKLKSCKDELLMLNQNQTILQNKYDTVVNECDIWKNNYQTLELESTKLKDELKLKDTELNSISSQLNEIDRHMSELGDENVRLKNENESLNSNLKIIEEKLHSKKSEVDQLNKTIEESLETQRINETSKNLKEEYETLLLEKEELEKKTNEQIEEHNRTIFELRNDITAKENEFKDLQDTKNEIQEQLETKTKELEELKIQYEDVNDDANIKGAEVSELCEDLKELKESKTYLEGTISKLETVVDEWKTKYETQTTELKKVTVELESLQLRNSDIEAEHLKELEHLHVNMSSLQEMLKDHSTTITELQEENENLKKMLKDSKTLFHENKEENGEGEGEAPENNDENNIDKREIESLKKEVEEWKEKYNTHEKDTNKRLKLLAEDLYIQYSSKHEQKVKLLKKGYENKYQGELSRLNLQNSGLIEELEQLNKQLTAERKEKQDLIKMLDDKSKLID; this is translated from the coding sequence ATGGAATTCAACATGAATGATGGGGAGCAATTACCAACCACACCAATCAGACAAGTCTCTGATATTTCCCAAATTGCACATGGTGAAAAGAGGTCACTTGAAGACAATCAGTTAGATGGCAATTCTTCAGAACTTATAGTCCATTTACATGGCTTACCATCTCGGAGAAAAAGCATCCGCTTACCTGAACTAGAAGAGGCAAATGCCGTATCACCATctataaataaagataatagaTCACACGAGAATGGTAACAATAGTATAGTCGATGTGTCCGAAGATATGTCCTTAGACTTCAACAGAGGAACGAATGACGATAAAACATCACCAACAAAATCAACTTTAGAAAATCTTGACATAAATAAACTATTTGCCTCTTCAAATAACGCTAGTAATAAtcataatgataatgatcaAAATACCAATGGTGATAAGATATCAGAATCCAAACTTTTAAACCATTCTCCAattaaattagaattaaGCTCTCCAATGAAACAAATGGACCAAGCAGAAAACGCAGATGAGAATGAAACTGCTAATGATAATAGTCATGTtagaaagaaattgaaattagataGAGAATCAGTTCCAAACCTAACacaacaattaaataataatgagatGGAAATGGGTGGGACATCACCAAGCCCCATTGAAATGATTGATATGCAAATAAGCCCCATTAAATCATCGTTATCTCCTATACAGAGGACTCCACCACATCGTAGTAATGATGAACCACAACGAGATGATGAGAATAACAATGCCGccgataataataacactaCTAATAACCATATATCTAGTGCACATCAACTTACTCCACTTTACGATATTGATAACCATAGGGAGGATGGAGGAACCAAAGAGCAGGGGCTTGGAAATGATGAcgttgaagatgaaaatgaagatgaagatttagataattatgaattcaaagatttaaaaaaaagaaatggaacATTAGCTAAcgaaaattatcaaatcaataaaagattaaatCAAACAGTATCACgattagaaaatattagatataaatatctagaagtaaaaaaagattattcTTATGTTATGGAAgtatttgatgaaaagacaaaagatttgaaagaacaaattaatcaattatcGATGGAACGTGATGACTTAAGTAcaagaagagaaaatttgaaaacaaagTTGAAAAGTTGcaaagatgaattattaatgttaaatcaaaatcaaactattttacaaaataaatatgataCTGTGGTTAATGAATGTGATATTTGGAAGAATAATTATCAAACTTTGGAATTAGAGTCCACGAAGTTGAAAGATGAGCTCAAATTAAAGGATACTGAATTGAATTCTATTAGTTctcaattaaatgaaatagACAGACATATGTCAGAATTGGGAGATGAAAATGTAAGActtaaaaatgaaaatgaatcactgaattctaatttgaaaatcatcgaagaaaaattacattcaaaaaaatcaGAAGTGgatcaattgaataaaacAATAGAAGAGTCATTAGAAACACAAAGGATTAATGAAACAAGCAAAAACCTCAAAGAGGAATATGAGACTTTATTGCTTGAGAAGGAAGAGctagaaaagaaaactaacgaacaaattgaagaaCATAATAGAACCATATTTGAACTTCGAAACGATATAACGGCAAAGGAGAAcgaatttaaagatttacaGGATACGAAGAACGAGATAcaagaacaattagaaACAAAGACAAAAGAACTAGAGGAACTGAAAATTCAGTACGAAGATGTTAATGATGATGCAAACATTAAAGGTGCAGAAGTTTCTGAATTGTGCGAAGAtcttaaagaattaaaggAATCTAAGACATACTTAGAAGGAACCATTTCTAAATTAGAAACTGTCGTTGATGAGtggaaaacaaaatatgaaaCTCAAACTACAGAACTAAAAAAAGTTACAGTGGAATTGGAAAGTCTACAATTAAGAAATAGTGACATTGAAGCCGAGCATCTCAAAGAATTAGAGCATCTTCATGTTAACATGAGTTCTCTACAAGAAATGTTGAAGGATCACTCTACCACCATAACagaattacaagaagaaaatgagaATCTGAAAAAGATGTTAAAAGATAGTAAAACTTTGTTccatgaaaataaagaagaaaatggagAAGGAGAAGGTGAAGCTCCcgaaaataatgatgaaaacaACATAGACAAAAGGGAAATTGAGTCGCTCAAAAAGGAAGTAGAAGAATGGAAGgaaaaatacaatacaCATGAGAAGGATACCAACAAACGTTTAAAGCTTTTAGCAGAAGATCtgtatattcaatattcaTCAAAACATGAGCAAAAAGTGAAACTGTTGAAAAAAGGTTATGAGAATAAATACCAAGGAGAATTGTCACGTCTGAATCTACAAAATTCAGGCTTAATTGAAGAGCTTGAGCaattaaacaaacaattaaCAGCAGAGCGCAAGGAAAAACAAGACTTAATAAAGATGTTGGATGATAAAAGTAAATTGATAGattga
- the UBP5 gene encoding putative ubiquitin-specific protease UBP5 (similar to Saccharomyces cerevisiae DOA4 (YDR069C) and UBP5 (YER144C); ancestral locus Anc_8.188), with amino-acid sequence MLNSSNAKNPTDSNPNIKRLNELVSKFVKDDDLNATLDVMLQEGVELLQNYRLECEKLDNFKTKDEYQFHDVYRTSESAYLYFNILYQLIFKRIPITNEFRISLNSPSSDHSTRLLQIYSTLKKTVQEDRRIQEIETFLAKFSTAYELENKFPKSKTIHQVTNLSDSFILPEKLHDLLSSHKRNLLLIDVRTRKEFDTLHIDAPIILPIGPLSFKSTFTDLQIEQTSLLTSTFQERNYFKKRNQFRYIVLYTKDDNDTTYYYTQVISLFNILTIAASKRNIDQICPSIFILKGGITSWVQHSYECKTNLTGKTANQYNQNLFKRSKDSSIYKHVALSDNSLNEGSKTCNPIVPASVQTVIPNFIPPSHSKSTICLMKNEQPQALYNHQVIPNLIHRAPLDTESNNTQNVPMGFKNPIPQMYEIPKYNPSVNSGPKLPLLPPTANPQQIVPKLDLDFTTGLENVKNSCYMNCVIQCLLSTHDLTKLYLTNAFLTQINVENKLGSKGFLSKNFANLIQTMYKKSAFQPYNPNFLHPVAPLEFKNACGMMNSIYAESTEQDCQEFCEFLLDGLHEDLNQCSGNPRPKELSANEAELRESLSMRIASEIEWESFLTTNFSPIINLFQGQYASRLQCLICQHTSTTYQPFSLLSIPVPSMVFSNGQTCNILDCFKEFTKCERLDNDEKWFCPKCRRKQISTKQLKITRLPKNLIIHFKRFDNFMNKNNIFVQYPYQLDLTSLWVNDYDGKLPPNFNEPPPSRGQTPPFKYKLNAVSCHSGNLGSGHYTAYVDKGLYRGWFRFDDASYRPVKFGTEFLTPDAYLLFYQRIYE; translated from the coding sequence ATGCTAAACAGTAGTAATGCGAAGAATCCTACTGACTCCAATCCgaatattaaaagattaaatGAACTCGTTAGTAAATTTGTAAAGGATGATGACTTAAATGCAACGTTAGATGTGATGCTACAGGAAGGTGTGGAACTATTACAAAATTATCGACTCGAATGTGAGAAGTTagataatttcaaaactaAGGATGAATACCAATTTCATGACGTTTATCGTACGAGCGAATCTGCTTATCTgtatttcaatatcttaTACCAGTTAATCTTTAAACGAATCCCTATAACTAATGAATTCAGAATAAGTCTCAATAGTCCATCAAGCGATCACAGTACTAgacttcttcaaatatacTCCACTTTAAAGAAAACAGTTCAAGAAGATCGTAGAAtccaagaaattgaaacgTTCTTAGCCAAATTTTCAACAGCTTACGAATTGGAGAACAAGTTCCCCAAATCTAAAACTATCCATCAAGTGACAAATTTATCAGACTCATTTATATTACCTGAGAAACTCCATGATTTACTTTCATCACATAAAAGAAATCTGTTATTAATTGATGTCCGAACAAGGAAAGAATTCGACACATTACATATTGATGCTCCAATTATCCTTCCAATTGGACCGTTGTCATTTAAAAGTACATTTACTGACCTTCAAATTGAACAAACTTCTCTCTTAACGTCTACATTTCAAGAACGAAATTAttttaagaaaagaaatcaatttaGATATATCGTTCTGTATACGAAAGATGATAACGACACtacatattattatacacAAGTGATTTCATTGTTTAATATCCTCACAATTGCTGCATCAAAGAGAAACATAGACCAGATATGCCCATCCATATTTATCCTAAAAGGGGGTATAACAAGTTGGGTTCAACACTCTTATGAATGTAAAACAAATTTAACAGGTAAAACTGCAAATCAGtataatcaaaatttatttaagaGATCCAAAGATTCCAGCATATATAAGCATGTAGCGTTATCGGATAACTCTTTGAATGAAGGATCGAAAACATGTAATCCAATAGTACCAGCCAGCGTCCAAACGGTAATACCTAATTTTATACCACCATCACATTCGAAATCTACCATAtgtttaatgaaaaatgaacaaCCTCAAGCCCTATATAATCATCAGGTGATACCAAACCTAATCCATAGAGCTCCATTAGATACTGAATCAAACAACACGCAGAACGTTCCAATGGGTTTTAAAAATCCAATACCACAAATGTATGAAATCCCGAAATACAATCCATCAGTAAACTCAGGACCCAAACTACCTCTTTTGCCACCTACGGCCAATCCCCAGCAAATAGTACCTAAGCTTGATTTAGACTTTACAACAGGATTAGAAAACGTGAAAAATTCATGCTATATGAACTGTGTAATCCAGTGCTTATTAAGTACGCATGACTTAACAAAGTTATATTTGACGAATGCATTCTTAACTCAAATTAATGTTGAGAATAAATTGGGATCGAAGGGGTTTCTCTCGAAAAATTTTGcaaatttgattcaaaCAATGTATAAGAAAAGTGCATTCCAACCTTATAATCCGAATTTTCTACATCCAGTAGCACCTTTAGAGTTCAAAAATGCATGCGGTATGATGAACAGTATATATGCTGAGTCAACAGAACAAGATTGTCAAGAATTTTGTGAATTTTTATTAGATGGATTGCATGAAGATTTAAATCAATGTAGTGGGAATCCAAGGCCCAAGGAATTAAGCGCAAATGAAGCAGAATTGAGAGAAAGTTTATCAATGAGAATAGCCTCAGAAATTGAGTGGGAGTCATTTCTCACAACTAATTTTAGTCCCATAATAAATCTGTTTCAAGGACAATACGCTTCAAGATTACAATGTCTTATTTGTCAACATACATCGACGACGTACCAACCGTTTTCCTTGTTATCAATTCCAGTACCATCAATGGTTTTCTCCAATGGCCAAACTTGCAACATATTGGattgtttcaaagaatttACTAAATGTGAAAGGTTAGATAATGATGAGAAATGGTTTTGTCCGAAATGTCGAAGGAAACAAATATCAACCAAACAGTTGAAAATTACTAGATTACCTAAAAATTTGATCATTCATTTCAAACGATTCGATAATTTTatgaataagaataatatattcGTCCAATACCCATATCAATTAGATCTAACATCGTTATGGGTTAATGATTATGATGGGAAGTTGCCaccaaatttcaatgaacCGCCGCCGTCAAGAGGACAAACACCAccattcaaatataaattgAATGCTGTCTCATGCCATTCCGGAAACTTGGGGAGCGGTCATTATACTGCATATGTTGATAAAGGTTTATATCGTGGTTGGTTTCGATTTGATGATGCGTCGTATAGACCAGTTAAATTTGGTACAGAGTTCCTCACGCCTGATgcatatttattattttatcaacGTATTTACGAGTAA
- the DDI1 gene encoding Ddi1p (similar to Saccharomyces cerevisiae DDI1 (YER143W); ancestral locus Anc_8.185), which yields MDLTISNEVNGEVYGPIEINEDMSIRDLKALLEIDCHFDANRHDLYCNATLLDIETTKTLKELGLKKDDLLLIRSKIGNGGAQQPTAMSDEQLVEQFRQELQNNVTLRNQLSFQIPGLDQLVENKQLFHETMGPPILEKVHGGSRPTNPFGIPQAEYAKLMSNPDDPENQKRITELIDQQAINEQLQNALEYTPEVFFQVPMLYVNLEVNGYPVKAFVDSGAQSTIMSVKLAEKTGLTRLIDKRYAGEARGVGTGKFLGRIHQAQVKIETQFVPCTFSVIDIDIDILLGLDMLRRHRGCIDLEKNVLRFAGIETPFLSESEIPKNPIFDQEKGTITAAPESAPSNKKSPEVPVPTTGSYNSGVQMPKTATTGKTEITKNLPPPTTTSSIPAAAPGAVPSSVPKTAAPTATNPAPTATATAQRSYPENTIKQLMDLGFPRNQVITALNRTGGNAEYAAALLFQ from the coding sequence atgGATTTAACGATTTCCAATGAAGTGAACGGAGAAGTATACGGACCCATAGAGATCAACGAAGATATGAGTATTCGCGATCTAAAAGCCTTACTAGAGATAGATTGCCATTTTGATGCAAACAGACATGATTTGTATTGTAATGCAACACTTCTAGATATTGAAACTACCAaaactttgaaagaattaggcttgaaaaaagatgatTTATTGCTTATTAGGTCCAAAATTGGAAATGGTGGAGCACAACAACCAACAGCAATGTCCGATGAACAGTTAGTTGAACAATTCAGacaagaattacaaaataatgtCACGTTAAGAAACCAACtaagttttcaaattcctGGGCTAGATCAGTTGGTGgaaaacaaacaattattCCATGAGACTATGGGTCCTCCTATTTTAGAAAAAGTTCATGGCGGATCTCGACCAACAAACCCATTTGGTATACCTCAGGCTGAATATGCTAAATTAATGAGCAATCCAGATGATCCAGAAAATCAAAAACGTATTACTGAGTTGATTGATCAACAAGCGATCAATGAACAATTACAAAACGCCTTAGAGTACACACCTGAAGTATTCTTCCAAGTTCCTATGCTATATGTGAATTTAGAAGTTAATGGTTACCCAGTTAAGGCATTTGTAGATTCAGGTGCACAATCTACTATTATGTCAGTAAAATTGGCAGAAAAAACTGGGTTAACTAGATTAATCGATAAAAGATATGCGGGTGAAGCTCGTGGGGTTGGCACAGGAAAATTCCTTGGTAGAATTCATCAAGCGCAAGTTAAAATAGAAACACAGTTTGTTCCATGTACGTTCAGTGTCATAGATATAGATATCGATATTCTTTTAGGGTTGGATATGTTGAGAAGACATAGAGGATGTATCGATCTAGAGAAGAACGTTTTAAGATTTGCAGGAATTGAAACTCCATTTCTGAGTGAGTCTGAAATTCCAAAGAATCCAATTTTTGATCAGGAAAAGGGAACAATAACAGCGGCTCCAGAATCAGCACCAAGTAACAAGAAGTCCCCTGAAGTGCCGGTTCCAACTACTGGAAGTTATAACAGTGGCGTGCAGATGCCTAAGACAGCCACTACCGGTAAAACAGAAATAACTAAAAACCTCCCACCACCAACAACTACTTCATCTATACCGGCTGCAGCTCCTGGCGCTGTTCCTTCTTCAGTACCTAAAACTGCAGCTCCGACGGCCACCAACCCTGCACCAACTGCCACTGCTACAGCCCAAAGAAGTTACCCAGAAAACACTATCAAACAATTAATGGATTTAGGATTCCCAAGAAACCAAGTTATTACTGCGCTGAATAGAACAGGTGGTAATGCAGAATATGCAGCCGCTTTATTATTCCAATAA
- the FTR1 gene encoding high-affinity iron permease FTR1 (similar to Saccharomyces cerevisiae FTR1 (YER145C); ancestral locus Anc_8.191) encodes MGSKNKVFNVAVFFVVFRECLEAVIIVSVLLSFLNQAVGDKDVKLYKRLKRQVWIGVFLGFFICLGIGAGFIGAYYSLQKDIFGSAEDLWEGIFCMIATVMISLMGIPMLRLNKMKGKWRVKIALSLIEVPKRKRDFFKITYLSRRYAMFILPFITVLREGLEAVVFVAGAGITTQGSHASAYPLPVFVGLIAGGAVGVLLYYGASRSSMQIFLVISTSILYLISAGLFSRGAWYFENYRFNKKTGGDASESGDGNGSYNIKKAVYHVNCCNPELDNGWDIFNALLGWQNTGYLSSVLCYNVYWITLMIFLALMIYEEKRGHLPFFKTLKLRELSPGYWIKTKEDELTKEQEEELFLKMEKIQFTEDGGVVETRHHDGTSENTSLDPKTLKEPNEQTTDLVTTRTQTP; translated from the coding sequence ATGGGTTCGAAGAATAAAGTTTTCAACGTTGCAGTGTTTTTCGTTGTGTTTAGAGAATGTTTAGAAGCAGTGATTATTGTTTCTGTCTTACTGTCATTTTTAAACCAAGCAGTTGGTGATAAAGATGTCAAATTATACAAAAGATTGAAAAGACAAGTTTGGATTGGTGTGTTCCTTGggtttttcatttgtttaGGTATCGGTGCTGGGTTCATTGGTGCATATTATTCTTTACAAAAAGATATCTTTGGCTCTGCAGAAGATCTCTGGGAAGGGATATTTTGTATGATTGCCACTGtgatgatttcattaatggGTATACCAATGTTAAGactaaataaaatgaaaggTAAATGGAGAGTTAAGATTGCtctttcattaattgaagtaccaaaaaggaaaagagaTTTCTTTAAGATTACCTATTTGAGTAGAAGGTATGCAATGTTTATCTTACCATTTATTACAGTGTTAAGAGAAGGTTTAGAAGCAGTCGTATTTGTTGCTGGCGCAGGTATTACCACTCAAGGGTCTCATGCGTCAGCCTACCCATTACCTGTTTTTGTCGGGTTGATTGCAGGTGGTGCAGTTGGTGTCTTATTATACTATGGTGCGTCACGCTCTTCTATGCAAATTTTCTTAGTGATATCTACCTCCattctttatttgatttctgCTGGTCTATTTTCTAGAGGTGCTTGGTATTTTGAAAACTATagatttaataaaaaaacagGTGGTGATGCTTCTGAAAGTGGTGATGGTAATGGTTcttataatattaagaaagcTGTTTATCATGTTAATTGTTGTAATCCAGAATTAGATAATGGTTGGGATATTTTCAATGCTCTTTTAGGATGGCAAAATACCGGTTATTTATCTTCAGTCTTATGTTATAACGTTTATTGGATTACTTTGATGATCTTCTTAGCTTTGATGatatatgaagaaaaaagagGTCATTTACCATTCTTTAAAACGCTCAAGTTAAGAGAATTGAGTCCTGGTTATTGGatcaaaacaaaagaagatgaattgacaaaagaacaagaagaggAATTATTCCTAAAGATGGAAAAGATTCAATTCACAGAAGATGGTGGAGTGGTAGAAACCAGGCACCATGATGGAACATCAGAAAATACCAGTCTTGACCCTAAGACATTAAAAGAGCCCAACGAGCAAACGACCGATCTCGTGACCACAAGGACTCAAACTCCCTAG
- the PEA2 gene encoding Pea2p (similar to Saccharomyces cerevisiae PEA2 (YER149C); ancestral locus Anc_8.198) yields the protein MNVSEDLKNNLPSLNLLRKVNPVLFSEERYDEYPLNHDELIQYLNTPSTLNYHSRPLTNVDYSDYLVYRKGDSRHEIDFEKKLLSEYVLFWIQSEHNKKKKKCKGQDENNSHFSKNIKLEDFLTLKPYSEEWYDCVLDILQMGNATEVVDLSMSNKILSEFVKSHKVRDLSENDEGLEEVTSYLLSSAIQNGIDIKPTKLDNPIEFLKNGIDSILEARKRDFSSDNNNTDSKEDRNLANQVGRSTSEDLNKKINNNNGNNYDSYGDNNENADENGSSTMVRSEKLTEIETAFKDLQLAHNFLTKQFEHDRAGYVQDIEKLTRTNRELQDKLLNSHLVLSKTENKLHEAEKEKEELKEQSHNNSNDGSFHDSQVQAQQLEINIDSLKSPLLSPELWGPLSPVSITSANGSHSISIMRNEFKRMLNETQRKYEKELNEERQLRVKLEKDLESLRR from the coding sequence atgaatGTTAGTGAAGACCTGAAAAACAACTTACCaagtttgaatttattgagAAAAGTTAACCCGGTACTCTTTTCTGAAGAAAGATATGACGAATACCCGTTGAACCATGATGAGTTAATCCAATATTTGAACACACCCTCTACTTTAAACTACCATTCAAGACCTTTAACTAATGTTGATTACTCAGATTATTTAGTGTATAGGAAAGGTGATTCTAGACATGAGATTGATTTTgagaagaaattattaagtgaatatgtattattttggaTACAATCGGAACAtaacaagaagaagaagaaatgcAAAGGtcaagatgaaaataacaGTCATTTTTCgaagaatattaaattagaGGATTTCTTGACTTTGAAGCCTTATTCTGAAGAATGGTATGATTGTGTCTTGgatattttacaaatggGGAATGCCACTGAAGTGGTGGATTTATCAATGTCGAATAAGATATTGAGTGAATTTGTTAAGAGCCATAAGGTAAGAGATTTAtcagaaaatgatgaaggtTTGGAAGAAGTCACCtcatatttattatccAGTGCTATTCAAAATGGTATTGATATAAAACCAACAAAGTTGGACAATCCAATTGAGTTTTTGAAGAATGGTATTGATAGTATATTAGAAGCAAGAAAACGAGATTTTTCATcggataataataacactgATTCGAAGGAAGATAGAAACCTAGCAAATCAAGTTGGTAGGAGCACTTCCGAGgatttaaataagaaaattaataacaataacgGCAACAATTATGATAGTTATGgtgataataatgagaatGCTGACGAAAATGGAAGTAGCACAATGGTTCGTAGTGAGAAATTGACTGAAATAGAAACAGcttttaaagatttacaaTTAGCACATAATTTTCTAACTAAACAATTTGAACATGATCGTGCTGGTTATGTGCAagacattgaaaaattgacaCGTACAAATAGAGAATTACAGGataaattgttgaattcGCATTTAGTATTATCCAAGactgaaaataaattacatGAAGCGGAGAAGGAGAAAGaggaattgaaagaacaaagtcataataatagcaaCGACGGTTCATTTCATGATTCACAAGTGCAGGCGCAACAATTGGAAATAAAtattgattcattaaagTCGCCACTTCTATCACCTGAATTATGGGGCCCTCTTTCACCAGTAAGTATAACAAGTGCGAATGGATCTCATTCTATATCGATTATGAGAAATGAATTTAAGAGAATGCTTAATGAAACACAGAGGAAATACGAAAAGGAACTGAATGAAGAGCGACAACTAAGGGTGAAGCTTGAAAAGGATTTGGAATCTTTGCGACGTTAG
- the NDAI0C05920 gene encoding uncharacterized protein gives MTEPAPPYSKFNILYELYYGFRPNKPTFLPQDYPDLTDKTAIVTGSNTGIGLQVMKLLYSKNCNVLSVVRTKSKGDAARDETIAEFPTSKGSITVIGGCDYLDLTTVKPAGSKIKDIIGDKPLNLIIHNAGLMASVNTATSKQGYEAMFQVNVMGSQLLQHFLDPIFLKKDDDLKRIVWVSSGAHLLGFKEYGINWEDPVFENCSVKERPSASTLYGQSKAANIMQAKAWASKNKEKVEEVGCVSVSCYPGNLRTDLQRDWNGWLRSVVGRSLFWDSIYGAYSELYAAMSPKLTTKDQGAYVVPFGGLRDPREDVKVGLTNGSDLKLWDWVNDKIKEFF, from the coding sequence ATGACAGAACCAGCTCCGCCATACagtaaatttaatattctttacGAACTCTACTACGGATTCAGACCAAATAAACCTACATTCTTACCACAAGACTATCCAGACTTAACAGATAAGACTGCCATCGTGACAGGTTCCAATACAGGTATCGGGCTACAGGTAATGAAACTCTTATATTCCAAGAATTGTAACGTTTTATCAGTGGTGAGAACAAAATCCAAAGGTGACGCCGCACGTGATGAAACCATTGCTGAATTCCCCACTTCTAAGGGATCCATCACTGTTATTGGTGGATGTGATTATTTAGATTTGACCACTGTGAAACCAGCTGGATCTAAGATTAAGGATATTATTGGTGATAAGccattgaatttaatcATTCATAATGCGGGGTTGATGGCTTCAGTCAATACAGCTACTTCGAAACAAGGGTATGAAGCTATGTTTCAAGTCAATGTGATGGGATCACAATTGTTACAACATTTCTTAGATcctatttttttgaaaaaggatgatgatttgaaaaggaTAGTTTGGGTTAGTTCTGGGGCTCATTTGTTAGGGTTTAAAGAATATGGGATTAATTGGGAAGATCCAGTTTTTGAGAATTGTAGTGTGAAAGAAAGACCATCAGCTTCTACTTTATATGGACAATCTAAAGCCGCAAACATTATGCAAGCTAAAGCTTGGGCAAGTAAGAATAAAGAGAAAGTTGAGGAGGTAGGATGTGTTTCTGTTTCTTGTTATCCAGGGAATCTAAGAACTGATTTACAAAGAGATTGGAATGGTTGGTTAAGAAGCGTTGTTGGGAGAAGTTTATTCTGGGACAGTATCTACGGTGCGTACTCCGAATTGTATGCTGCGATGTCCCCAAAATTGACTACTAAGGATCAAGGTGCGTATGTGGTTCCATTCGGGGGACTTCGTGACCCAAGAGAAGATGTAAAGGTCGGGTTGACTAATGGTTCAGATTTGAAACTTTGGGATTGGGTCAATGACaagattaaagaatttttttga